One segment of Ricinus communis isolate WT05 ecotype wild-type chromosome 8, ASM1957865v1, whole genome shotgun sequence DNA contains the following:
- the LOC8286098 gene encoding pentatricopeptide repeat-containing protein At1g07740, mitochondrial isoform X1: MILSKPKTTQIHRYINPAHYQQYKTLGLAKPRKGNQKHQHFTRRQRRDIPFVNNVKEVEDPDKALSLFHDYLQNGFRHDYPSYSALVYKLARSRRFEAVETVLGYLQDFNVRCRDTLFIALFEHYGKVGLVAKAIRLFNEMTGFNCIRTLQSFNALLNVLVDNDRLFDAKQLFDRSSEMGFRLNSVPFNILIKGWLKKGEWYQAGKVFDEMLERKVEPSVVTYNSLIGYLCRNGELGKAKGLFKDMIKKGKRPNAVTYALLMEGLCSMGEYKEAKKMLFDMEYRGCKPKNLNFGVLMNDLGKKGKIEEAKLLLLEMKKRRFRPDVVIYNILINHLCKEGKVAEAYKTLFEMQIGGCEANAATYRMLADGFCQVGEFEEGLKVLNAMLVSRHAPRIETFNCFVVGLMKSGSIDGAFFVLEEMEKRKMALDSDGWEALVRCCCSEHRGAGSVLLCESLIRHNLVVASLNTGRGPAPGSCFWEEMD; encoded by the exons ATGATCCTTTCCAAACCAAAAACAACACAAATTCACCGTTATATCAATCCAGCTCACTATCAACAATATAAAACTCTTGGTTTGGCCAAACCCAGAAAAGGCAATCAAAAGCATCAACATTTTACGAGGAGGCAACGCAGAGACATACCATTTGTGAACAATGTGAAAGAAGTAGAAGATCCAGATAAGGCCTTGTCTCTCTTTCACGACTATCTTCAAAATGGCTTTAGGCATGATTACCCTTCATACTCTGCACTCGTATACAAGCTTGCCCGTTCGCGCCGTTTTGAAGCCGTTGAAACTGTTCTTGGTTATTTGCAGGATTTTAATGTTCGTTGCAGAGATACCCTTTTCATTGCCTTGTTTGAACATTATGGAAAAGTTGGTTTGGTTGCTAAAGCCATTCGGCTTTTTAATGAAATGACTGGTTTTAACTGTATCCGTACACTTCAGTCCTTCAATGCGTTACTAAACGTTCTTGTTGATAATGATAGATTGTTTGATGCAAAGCAGTTATTTGATAGGTCATCTGAAATGGGTTTTCGTTTGAATTCAGttccttttaatatattaatcaagGGGTGGCTTAAGAAGGGCGAGTGGTATCAAGCTGGGAAGGTGTTTGATGAAATGCTTGAGAGAAAAGTGGAACCGAGTGTTGTTACTTATAATAGTCTTATAGGGTATTTGTGTAGAAATGGTGAGTTAGGTAAAGCAAAGGGTTTGTTTAAGGACATGATCAAGAAAGGCAAACGCCCGAATGCTGTAACTTATGCGCTGTTAATGGAGGGCTTGTGTTCTATGGGTGAGTACAAAGAGGCTAAAAAGATGTTATTCGATATGGAATATAGAGGATGTAAAccaaaaaatttgaattttggtGTTTTGATGAATGATCTTGGAAAGAAAGGTAAGATTGAGGAGGCTAAACTGTTGCTTCTTGAAATGAAGAAAAGGCGGTTTAGACCGGATGTTGTAATCtataatatattgataaatcatCTTTGCAAGGAAGGTAAAGTAGCAGAGGCTTATAAAACTCTATTTGAAATGCAAATCGGTGGTTGTGAAGCAAATGCGGCTACTTACAGAATGTTGGCTGATGGGTTTTGCCAGGTTGGTGAATTTGAGGAAGGTTTGAAGGTTTTGAATGCAATGTTGGTAAGTAGGCATGCTCCTCGCATTGAAACTTTTAATTGTTTCGTTGTTGGGCTAATGAAGTCTGGTAGTATTGATGGTGCTTTCTTTGTATTGGAGGAAATGGAGAAGAGAAAGATGGCTTTGGATTCTGATGGTTGGGAAGCCCTTGTTAGGTGTTGTTGCAGTGAGCATCGAGGTGCAG GCAGCGTATTGCTATGTGAGTCCTTGATTAGGCATAACTTAGTTGTGGCCTCGTTGAACACGGGAAGAGGCCCTGCGCCTGGGTCTTGCTTTTGGGAAGAAATGGATTAG
- the LOC8286101 gene encoding cytochrome P450 93B2: MQYLKEQETHIFYKIKMIFELLSSFAFILFIVIYFIQKKQRQNLPPSPTALPIIGHLHLLRPLIHHSFRDISSRYGPLIYLKLGSVPCVVASTPELAKEFLKTHELTFSARKRSIAIDHLTYNSSFAFSPYGPYWRFIKKISAFELLGNRMLNQFLPIRRKELLHFLQGFYAKSKAGESVNVTHELVKLSNNIISQMMLSMSSCETESEAEIARTVIREVTQIFGEFNVSDFIWFCENIDFQGFRKRIDHTFNKYDGLLEKLITEREKQRKKNKSDGVKHEAMNFLDIMLDVMEDETAEMKLTRDHIKALLLDFLTAATDTTAVTLEWALAELINQPQVLAKAREEINRVIGNERIVQESDNPNLPYIQAILKETFRLHPPIPMVARKSIQDCKISGYKIPANCLLFVNMWSIGRDPKYWKNPLQFEPERFLQSSKEDSLTSCIDIRGQHYQLLPFGTGRRSCPGIALAMQELPTTLAAMIQCFDWKVINPPGMKNNGDGNVVDMTERPGLTAPRVHDLVCTPVPLLPNLIDPSCENY; this comes from the exons ATGCAGTATCTAAAAGAGCAAGAAACacatattttctataaaatcaaaatgataTTCGAGCTCTTATCTTCCTTTGCTTTCATCCTTTTCATTGTTATTTACTTCATACAGAAAAAGCAACGGCAGAATCTTCCTCCAAGTCCTACAGCCTTACCAATAATAGgtcatcttcatcttcttaGACCTTTAATCCACCATTCTTTTCGTGACATATCTTCGCGTTATGGTCCATTAATCTATCTCAAGCTCGGTTCTGTTCCATGTGTTGTAGCTTCAACACCTGAACTAGCTAAAGAATTCTTGAAGACACATGAGCTTACGTTTTCCGCAAGAAAACGTTCCATTGCCATTGACCATCTTACCtataattcttcttttgcattttcacCCTATGGTCCTTACTGgagatttattaaaaagattagTGCTTTTGAGCTTCTTGGAAATAGAATGCTGAATCAGTTTCTTCCTATTAGAAGGAAAGAATTACTCCATTTTCTTCAAGGGTTTTACGCCAAATCCAAAGCTGGTGAAAGTGTTAATGTAACCCACGAGTTGGTCAAGTTATCTAATAACATAATCTCTCAAATGATGCTTAGTATGAGTTCTTGTGAAACAGAAAGTGAAGCTGAGATTGCAAGAACTGTTATTCGCGAGGTGACACAAATATTTGGAGAGTTTAATGTTTCTGACTTTATTTGGTTTTGTGAAAACATTGATTTTCAGGGTTTTCGAAAGAGAATTGATCACACTTTTAACAAGTATGATGGACTGCTCGAGAAGTTAATTACAGAACGTGaaaaacaaaggaagaaaaataaaagtgatgGAGTAAAGCATGAAGCCATGAATTTTCTTGACATAATGCTTGACGTTATGGAGGATGAGACTGCTGAGATGAAGTTAACTAGAGATCATATCAAGGCTTTATTATTG GATTTTTTAACAGCGGCTACTGATACAACAGCTGTTACACTGGAATGGGCATTGGCAGAGCTTATCAATCAGCCACAAGTTCTTGCAAAAGCTAGAGAGGAAATCAATAGAGTAATTGGAAATGAGAGGATTGTTCAGGAATCAGACAATCCAAATCTTCCATATATCCAAGccattttaaaagaaacttTTAGGCTACACCCACCAATCCCTATGGTGGCAAGAAAATCAATACAGGATTGCAAGATTAGTGGCTATAAAATTCCTGCAAACtgtttgctatttgttaacaTGTGGTCTATTGGTAGAGATCCCAAGTACTGGAAAAACCCTTTACAATTTGAACCTGAAAGATTCTTGCAATCCAGTAAGGAGGACAGCTTGACAAGCTGTATTGATATTAGAGGGCAGCATTATCAATTGTTGCCTTTCGGCACTGGAAGGAGGAGTTGTCCTGGAATTGCTTTAGCCATGCAAGAATTGCCTACAACACTTGCTGCTATGATTCAGTGCTTTGATTGGAAGGTGATTAATCCTCCTGGAATGAAGAACAATGGTGATGGTAACGTTGTTGATATGACTGAACGGCCTGGATTGACTGCTCCAAGGGTTCATGATCTTGTTTGCACTCCTGTGCCTCTCCTTCCAAATCTCATTGATCCATCATGTGAAAACTACTGA
- the LOC8286102 gene encoding DNA repair protein RAD51 homolog 4 isoform X2 — MAPLKSLEKSYSILDSNFQSFCASHAIFTVEDFLIQDLDALATLAEQEPTSQRLKEGINQILSIIDKQQHQPWLNGFQLLKDALQNKHVLSTGFDGIDSLLGGGVREGQLTELVGSSSSGKTQVCLQVAANVAKQHMGRVIFVDTGNSFSPRRIEQFVGRISGSALNQTVMSNILCHSVFDIFSMFDVLHQLEISLRSQGHSGDFKVQSLIVDSISSLITPILGGGGSQGHALMTSAGILLKKLAHEHNIAVLVTNHMVAGEGGNFKPALGESWKSIPHVRLLLSRDQGKNVCNVTILKHPSQASGKAARFTVDD, encoded by the exons atggcGCCACTGAAATCTCTAGAGAAAAGCTACTCCATTCTCGACTCCAATTTCCAGTCCTTTTGTGCTTCTCACGCCATCTTTACTG TCGAAGACTTCCTAATACAAGACCTTGATGCGTTGGCTACGTTAGCAGAGCAAGAACCCACCTCCCAGAGATTGAAGGAG GGCATCAATCAAATCCTTTCTATTATAGATAAGCAGCAACACCAGCCGTGGTTAAATGGTTTCCAGTTGTTGAAAGATGCTTTACAAAACAAACATGTTTTATCCACCGGATTTGATGG GATTGATTCACTTCTTGGAGGTGGTGTGAGGGAAGGACAATTGACAGAATTGGTTGGGTCCTCTTCATCTGGTAAAACACAA GTTTGCCTACAAGTAGCTGCAAATGTTGCGAAACAACATATGGGTAGAGTTATTTTCGTAGATACAGGTAACTCTTTTTCGCCACGTCGGATTGAGCAGTTTGTTGGTCGGATCTCTGGTTCTGCACTTAACCAG ACGGTGATGAGCAACATACTATGCCACTCTGTGTTTGACATCTTTTCAATGTTTGATGTGCTACATCAGCTAGAAATCAGTTTGAGATCCCAG GGGCACAGCGGAGATTTTAAGGTGCAATCGCTAATTGTTGATTCAATCTCATCACTAATTACCCCAATCCTTGGAGGCGGTGGCTCACAGG GACATGCTCTCATGACATCTGCTGGCATTTTGCTGAAGAAGTTAGCACATGAGCATAATATTGCAGTACTG GTGACTAATCATATGGTGGCCGGAGAAGGAGGAAACTTTAAACCAGCCCTTGGAGAGAGTTGGAAGAGCATTCCTCATGTGAGGCTTCTGCTCTCCCGTGATCAGGGAAAGAATGTTTGCAACGTTACTATACTGAAGCACCCTTCCCAA GCTTCTGGTAAGGCAGCAAGATTTACAGTCGATGACTAA
- the LOC8286102 gene encoding DNA repair protein RAD51 homolog 4 isoform X1 translates to MAPLKSLEKSYSILDSNFQSFCASHAIFTVEDFLIQDLDALATLAEQEPTSQRLKEGINQILSIIDKQQHQPWLNGFQLLKDALQNKHVLSTGFDGIDSLLGGGVREGQLTELVGSSSSGKTQVCLQVAANVAKQHMGRVIFVDTGNSFSPRRIEQFVGRISGSALNQNIVQTVMSNILCHSVFDIFSMFDVLHQLEISLRSQGHSGDFKVQSLIVDSISSLITPILGGGGSQGHALMTSAGILLKKLAHEHNIAVLVTNHMVAGEGGNFKPALGESWKSIPHVRLLLSRDQGKNVCNVTILKHPSQASGKAARFTVDD, encoded by the exons atggcGCCACTGAAATCTCTAGAGAAAAGCTACTCCATTCTCGACTCCAATTTCCAGTCCTTTTGTGCTTCTCACGCCATCTTTACTG TCGAAGACTTCCTAATACAAGACCTTGATGCGTTGGCTACGTTAGCAGAGCAAGAACCCACCTCCCAGAGATTGAAGGAG GGCATCAATCAAATCCTTTCTATTATAGATAAGCAGCAACACCAGCCGTGGTTAAATGGTTTCCAGTTGTTGAAAGATGCTTTACAAAACAAACATGTTTTATCCACCGGATTTGATGG GATTGATTCACTTCTTGGAGGTGGTGTGAGGGAAGGACAATTGACAGAATTGGTTGGGTCCTCTTCATCTGGTAAAACACAA GTTTGCCTACAAGTAGCTGCAAATGTTGCGAAACAACATATGGGTAGAGTTATTTTCGTAGATACAGGTAACTCTTTTTCGCCACGTCGGATTGAGCAGTTTGTTGGTCGGATCTCTGGTTCTGCACTTAACCAG AACATTGTTCAGACGGTGATGAGCAACATACTATGCCACTCTGTGTTTGACATCTTTTCAATGTTTGATGTGCTACATCAGCTAGAAATCAGTTTGAGATCCCAG GGGCACAGCGGAGATTTTAAGGTGCAATCGCTAATTGTTGATTCAATCTCATCACTAATTACCCCAATCCTTGGAGGCGGTGGCTCACAGG GACATGCTCTCATGACATCTGCTGGCATTTTGCTGAAGAAGTTAGCACATGAGCATAATATTGCAGTACTG GTGACTAATCATATGGTGGCCGGAGAAGGAGGAAACTTTAAACCAGCCCTTGGAGAGAGTTGGAAGAGCATTCCTCATGTGAGGCTTCTGCTCTCCCGTGATCAGGGAAAGAATGTTTGCAACGTTACTATACTGAAGCACCCTTCCCAA GCTTCTGGTAAGGCAGCAAGATTTACAGTCGATGACTAA
- the LOC8286099 gene encoding cytochrome P450 93B16, translating into MILVYAILFLLSLVFLKVIFYRHHRHLPPSPLALPIIGHLHLLAPLMHQALQKLSSRHGPLMYLRLGSIHSIVVSNPEMAKEFLKTHDLTFSYRIFNQAINYLTYDAATPLAPYSSPWIFVKKLSISELLGSHTLNKFLPIRTQELHSFLRLLFEKSKTGETVNVSKEILKLTNNIISQMILSSRCSETDDADGGRVIKLVREVTEIFGEFNVSDFIWIFRNWDLQGIRRRLEDIRKRYDALLEKIIKEREEARKEKIDKRDSINGVKDFLDLMLDVVEDSKSEVQLSRDHLKGLVMDYLTAGTDSTSVAIEWAMAEIINHPMVLKIAREEIEGVVGKAKLVRESDIPNLVYIQAIIKETFRLHPPIPLILRSSVQECKVKDHIIPDNTLLIVNLWAIGRDPEIWKNPLEFKPERFMPINNESPIDVRGQHYQLLPFGTGRRNCSGISLAMQILPVTLATMIQCFDWKVVQPTKTDGSYQDNAVDMTEKPGITAPLAHDLVCVPVARFSPF; encoded by the exons ATGATACTAGTCTATGCCATCctctttcttctctctcttgTCTTTCTCAAAGTCATCTTCTATAGACACCATCGCCATCTTCCTCCAAGTCCATTAGCCTTACCAATCATTGGCCACCTTCATCTCCTTGCACCCTTAATGCACCAAGCCCTACAAAAACTTTCTTCTCGCCATGGCCCTCTGATGTATCTTCGCCTTGGTTCAATCCATTCTATTGTAGTCTCCAACCCTGAAATGGCAAAAGAGTTTCTCAAGACACATGACCTTACCTTCTCTTACCGTATATTCAATCAAGCCATCAATTACCTTACTTATGATGCTGCTACTCCTCTTGCACCCTACAGTTCTCCGTGGATTTTTGTCAAGAAACTGAGCATTTCTGAGCTATTAGGCAGCCATACTCTTAATAAGTTCCTTCCAATAAGAACCCAAGAATTACATTCTTTTCTTCGACTACTATTCGAAAAGTCTAAAACAGGCGAAACAGTTAATGTTTCGAAGGAAatcttaaaattaacaaacaaTATTATCTCTCAAATGATACTAAGCAGTAGATGTTCAGAAACTGACGATGCTGATGGTGGCCGGGTTATAAAACTTGTCCGCGAGGTGACTGAAATTTTCGGAGAATTTAATGTTTCGGATTTTATATGGATTTTCAGGAATTGGGATTTGCAAGGAATTAGAAGGAGACTCGAGGATATTCGAAAGAGGTATGATGCATtgttagagaaaataatcaaagaGCGTGAAGAagcaagaaaggaaaaaattgataaaagagaTAGTATTAATGGAGTGAAGGATTTTCTTGATCTTATGCTTGATGTTGTGGAAGATAGTAAATCAGAGGTGCAATTGAGCAGAGATCACTTGAAGGGATTAGTAATG GACTACCTCACAGCAGGTACTGACTCAACATCAGTTGCAATTGAATGGGCAATGGCAGAAATCATAAATCATCCAATGGTACTCAAGATAGCAAGAGAAGAGATTGAAGGGGTGGTAGGGAAAGCGAAGCTAGTAAGAGAATCAGATATTCCAAATCTTGTATACATTCAGGCCATCATAAAAGAAACCTTTAGGCTTCATCCACCAATCCCATTAATCCTGAGGAGTTCAGTTCAGGAATGCAAAGTGAAAGACCACATCATTCCTGATAACActttattgatagtaaattTATGGGCTATTGGTAGAGATCCTGAAATTTGGAAAAACCCATTAGAGTTTAAACCTGAAAGATTTATGCCAATAAATAATGAAAGCCCAATTGATGTCAGAGGCCAACATTATCAACTGTTGCCATTCGGTACTGGAAGGAGGAATTGTTCTGGCATTTCTTTAGCTATGCAGATCTTGCCTGTAACGTTGGCAACAATGATTCAATGCTTCGATTGGAAGGTGGTTCAGCCAACGAAGACCGACGGTAGCTATCAGGATAATGCGGTTGATATGACTGAAAAGCCTGGAATAACAGCACCATTAGCACATGATCTTGTGTGTGTTCCTGTAGCTCGTTTCAGTCCCTTCTGA
- the LOC8286104 gene encoding glutelin type-D 1 → MKMEIDLSPRLAKKVYGGDGGSYHAWCPSELAMLREGNIGAAKLALEKDGFALPRYSDSAKVAYVLQGNGVAGIVLPEKEEKVIAIKKGDAVALPFGVVTWWYNKEDTELVVLFMGDTAKGHKAGEFTDFFLTGTNGIFTGFSSEFVGRAWDLDEKTVGTLVNNQSGKGIVKLAASFKMPEPKKEHRNGMVYNCEEAPLDVDIKNGGRVVVLNTKNLPLVAEVGLGADLVRLDGGAMCSPGFSCDSALQVTYIVRGSGRVQVVGVDGRRVLETTVKAGNLFIVPRFYVVSKICDPDGMDWFSIITTPNPIFTHLAGRTSVWKALSPQVLEASFKVSPEVEKHFRSKRMSDEIFFPPPN, encoded by the exons atgaagatGGAGATTGATTTATCACCCAGATTGGCAAAGAAAGTGTATGGAGGAGATGGTGGATCGTACCATGCTTGGTGTCCTTCAGAACTAGCAATGCTACGTGAAGGTAATATTGGTGCAGCCAAACTTGCTCTTGAAAAGGATGGCTTTGCTCTTCCTCGATACTCTGATTCAGCTAAAGTGGCTTATGTTCTTCAAG GTAATGGTGTTGCTGGAATTGTCCTCCCTGAGAAGGAAGAGAAAGTGATTGCAATAAAAAAGGGTGATGCCGTAGCCCTTCCTTTTGGTGTTGTTACTTGGTGGTATAACAAGGAAGACACTGAATTGGTTGTTCTGTTCATGGGAGATACTGCAAAAGGACACAAGGCTGGTGAATTTACTGATTTCTTTTTGACTGGAACTAATGGTATTTTCACTGGTTTCTCTTCTGAATTTGTTGGCAGAGCTTGGGATCTGGATGAGAAAACTGTGGGTACCCTTGTTAATAACCAATCAGGCAAAGGTATTGTTAAGCTTGCTGCATCATTTAAGATGCCTGAACCCAAAAAGGAACACCGCAACGGTATGGTGTACAACTGTGAGGAAGCACCATTAGATGTTGACATTAAAAATGGTGGAAGGGTTGTGGTCTTGAACACCAAAAATCTACCTTTGGTTGCTGAGGTTGGCCTTGGTGCTGATCTTGTTAGATTGGATGGAGGTGCTATGTGCTCTCCTGGATTTTCTTGTGACTCTGCTCTGCAAGTTACTTATATTGTTAGGGGCAGTGGCCGTGTTCAGGTTGTTGGTGTTGATGGCCGCAGAGTCCTGGAAACTACTGTGAAGGCTGGTAATCTGTTCATTGTTCCAAGGTTTTATGTTGTTTCAAAGATTTGTGATCCTGATGGTATGGATTGGTTCTCTATCATCACTACTCCCAA CCCTATTTTCACCCATTTGGCTGGTAGAACTTCTGTGTGGAAGGCATTATCACCTCAGGTGCTCGAGGCATCATTCAAGGTGTCTCCTGAAGTGGAGAAGCATTTTCGTTCAAAGAGAATGTCTGATGAGATTTTCTTCCCACCGCCAAACTGA
- the LOC8286103 gene encoding 12S seed storage globulin 1, with the protein MELDLSPKLANKVYGGNGGSYFAWSPSQLPMLREGNIGAAKLSLVKNGFALPRYSDSSKVAYVLQGSGVAGIVLPEAEEKVIAIKKGDAIALPFGVVTWWYNKKDPELTVLFLGDTSKAHRSGEFTDFFLTGSNGIFTGFSTEFVSRAWDLEENTVKSLVQNQSSNGIVKLEDNFKMPEPKKEHRQGMALNCEEAPLDVDIKNGGRVVVANTKNLPLVGEVGLGADLVRLDGSAMCSPGFSCDSALQVTYIVRGSGRVQVVGVDGRRVLETTVSSGCLFIIPRFFVVSKIADPQGMEWFSIITTPNPIFTHLAGKTSVWKALSPQVLEASFNVDSQLEKLFRSKRINDAIFFPPSN; encoded by the exons atggagCTTGATCTTTCTCCGAAGTTGGCTAACAAGGTTTATGGTGGCAACGGTGGTTCCTACTTTGCATGGTCACCGTCTCAGCTTCCTATGCTTCGTGAAGGAAATATTGGTGCAGCCAAACTTTCTCTTGTCAAGAATGGCTTTGCCCTTCCTCGCTACTCTGATTCCTCTAAGGTTGCTTATGTTCTGCAAG GTAGTGGTGTAGCTGGAATTGTCCTACCAGAAGCAGAGGAGAAAGTAATTGCAATCAAGAAAGGTGATGCAATTGCTTTACCATTTGGTGTTGTTACATGGTGGTACAACAAAAAGGATCCTGAACTTACAGTCCTCTTCTTGGGTGATACTTCAAAAGCCCACAGATCTGGCGAATTCACTGATTTTTTCCTTACTGGTTCTAATGGAATCTTTACTGGCTTTTCCACTGAATTTGTTAGCCGTGCATGGGATTTAGAAGAGAACACTGTCAAATCCCTGGTACAAAACCAATCTAGTAATGGAATTGTCAAGCTTGAAGACAATTTCAAGATGCCCGAACCCAAAAAAGAACACAGACAAGGCATGGCACTGAACTGCGAGGAAGCGCCTCTTGATGTTGATATTAAGAATGGCGGTAGAGTTGTAGTCGCGAATACAAAGAATCTTCCTTTAGTTGGTGAAGTTGGACTTGGTGCTGATTTGGTTAGACTAGACGGAAGTGCAATGTGCTCTCCTGGTTTTTCCTGTGACTCTGCTCTTCAAGTCACATACATCGTTAGAGGCAGTGGGCGTGTTCAGGTTGTGGGTGTCGATGGTCGTAGAGTCCTGGAAACTACTGTAAGTTCAGGCTGTCTGTTCATTATTCCAAGGTTTTTCGTTGTCTCGAAGATTGCTGATCCACAAGGGATGGAATGGTTCTCCATCATCACTACCCCGAATCCAATTTTCACACATTTGGCAGGAAAGACTTCAGTGTGGAAAGCACTGTCTCCACAAGTTCTTGAGGCATCATTCAATGTGGATTCTCAATTGGAAAAGCTTTTCCGCTCAAAGAGGATCAATGATGCAATCTTTTTCCCTCCttcaaactaa
- the LOC8286098 gene encoding pentatricopeptide repeat-containing protein At1g07740, mitochondrial isoform X2, giving the protein MILSKPKTTQIHRYINPAHYQQYKTLGLAKPRKGNQKHQHFTRRQRRDIPFVNNVKEVEDPDKALSLFHDYLQNGFRHDYPSYSALVYKLARSRRFEAVETVLGYLQDFNVRCRDTLFIALFEHYGKVGLVAKAIRLFNEMTGFNCIRTLQSFNALLNVLVDNDRLFDAKQLFDRSSEMGFRLNSVPFNILIKGWLKKGEWYQAGKVFDEMLERKVEPSVVTYNSLIGYLCRNGELGKAKGLFKDMIKKGKRPNAVTYALLMEGLCSMGEYKEAKKMLFDMEYRGCKPKNLNFGVLMNDLGKKGKIEEAKLLLLEMKKRRFRPDVVIYNILINHLCKEGKVAEAYKTLFEMQIGGCEANAATYRMLADGFCQVGEFEEGLKVLNAMLEMEKRKMALDSDGWEALVRCCCSEHRGAGSVLLCESLIRHNLVVASLNTGRGPAPGSCFWEEMD; this is encoded by the exons ATGATCCTTTCCAAACCAAAAACAACACAAATTCACCGTTATATCAATCCAGCTCACTATCAACAATATAAAACTCTTGGTTTGGCCAAACCCAGAAAAGGCAATCAAAAGCATCAACATTTTACGAGGAGGCAACGCAGAGACATACCATTTGTGAACAATGTGAAAGAAGTAGAAGATCCAGATAAGGCCTTGTCTCTCTTTCACGACTATCTTCAAAATGGCTTTAGGCATGATTACCCTTCATACTCTGCACTCGTATACAAGCTTGCCCGTTCGCGCCGTTTTGAAGCCGTTGAAACTGTTCTTGGTTATTTGCAGGATTTTAATGTTCGTTGCAGAGATACCCTTTTCATTGCCTTGTTTGAACATTATGGAAAAGTTGGTTTGGTTGCTAAAGCCATTCGGCTTTTTAATGAAATGACTGGTTTTAACTGTATCCGTACACTTCAGTCCTTCAATGCGTTACTAAACGTTCTTGTTGATAATGATAGATTGTTTGATGCAAAGCAGTTATTTGATAGGTCATCTGAAATGGGTTTTCGTTTGAATTCAGttccttttaatatattaatcaagGGGTGGCTTAAGAAGGGCGAGTGGTATCAAGCTGGGAAGGTGTTTGATGAAATGCTTGAGAGAAAAGTGGAACCGAGTGTTGTTACTTATAATAGTCTTATAGGGTATTTGTGTAGAAATGGTGAGTTAGGTAAAGCAAAGGGTTTGTTTAAGGACATGATCAAGAAAGGCAAACGCCCGAATGCTGTAACTTATGCGCTGTTAATGGAGGGCTTGTGTTCTATGGGTGAGTACAAAGAGGCTAAAAAGATGTTATTCGATATGGAATATAGAGGATGTAAAccaaaaaatttgaattttggtGTTTTGATGAATGATCTTGGAAAGAAAGGTAAGATTGAGGAGGCTAAACTGTTGCTTCTTGAAATGAAGAAAAGGCGGTTTAGACCGGATGTTGTAATCtataatatattgataaatcatCTTTGCAAGGAAGGTAAAGTAGCAGAGGCTTATAAAACTCTATTTGAAATGCAAATCGGTGGTTGTGAAGCAAATGCGGCTACTTACAGAATGTTGGCTGATGGGTTTTGCCAGGTTGGTGAATTTGAGGAAGGTTTGAAGGTTTTGAATGCAATGTTG GAAATGGAGAAGAGAAAGATGGCTTTGGATTCTGATGGTTGGGAAGCCCTTGTTAGGTGTTGTTGCAGTGAGCATCGAGGTGCAG GCAGCGTATTGCTATGTGAGTCCTTGATTAGGCATAACTTAGTTGTGGCCTCGTTGAACACGGGAAGAGGCCCTGCGCCTGGGTCTTGCTTTTGGGAAGAAATGGATTAG